The Tenrec ecaudatus isolate mTenEca1 chromosome 9, mTenEca1.hap1, whole genome shotgun sequence genome window below encodes:
- the LOC142456379 gene encoding large ribosomal subunit protein eL32-like, translating to MAALRPLVKPKIVKKRTKKFIRHQSDRYVKIKHNWRNPRGIDNRVRRRFKGQILMPNIGYGSNKKTKHMLPSGFHKFLVHNVKELEVLLMCNKSYCAEIAHNVSSKNRKAIVERAAQLAIRVTNPNARLHSEENE from the coding sequence ATGGCTGCCCTCAGACCCTTGGTGAAGCCTAAAATTGTGAAAAAGAGGACCAAGAAGTTCATCCGGCACCAGTCCGACCGCTATGTCAAGATTAAGCACAACTGGCGCAACCCCAGAGGCATTGACAACAGGGTTCGGAGAAGATTCAAGGGCCAAATCTTGATGCCCAACATTGGTTACGGGAGCAACAAGAAAACCAAGCACATGCTGCCCAGTGGCTTCCACAAGTTCCTGGTCCACAACGTCAAGGAGCTGGAAGTGCTGCTGATGTGCAACAAGTCGTATTGTGCAGAGATTGCTCACAACGTTTCCTCCAAGAATCGCAAAGCCATTGTAGAAAGAGCAGCCCAGCTGGCCATCAGAGTCACCAATCCCAATGCCAGGCTGCACAGCGAAGAAAATGAGTAG